A region of Peromyscus maniculatus bairdii isolate BWxNUB_F1_BW_parent chromosome 7, HU_Pman_BW_mat_3.1, whole genome shotgun sequence DNA encodes the following proteins:
- the LOC102919443 gene encoding olfactory receptor 8G3-like encodes MGSGNHSMVTEFILAGLSSKPELQLPLFLLFLGIYVLTVLGNLGMIILILLSSHLHTPMYFFLSSLSFIDLCHSTVITPKMLVNFVTVKNIISYPECMTQLYCFLVFAIAECHMLAAMAYDRYVAICNPLLYNVVMSHHLCLWLTVGVYTLGFIGSSIHTGFMLKLFFCKTNVINHYFCDLFPLLELSCSSIYVNELLVLFLSALNILTPALTILMSYIFIMASILRIRSTEGRSKAFSTCSSHISAVAIFFGSAAFMYLQPSSVSSMEQGKVSSVFYTTVVPMLNPLIYSLRNKDVKSAIKKILNR; translated from the coding sequence ATGGGGTCTGGAAACCATTCAATGGTAACCGAGTTCATCTTGGCTGGACTCTCAAGCAAACCAGAGCTGCAGCTACCcctgttcctcctcttccttggaaTCTACGTGCTCACAGTGTTGGGGAACCTGGGCATGATCATCCTGATCCTGCTCAGCTCCCACCTGCACAcgcccatgtacttcttcctcagcagTCTGTCCTTCATTGACCTCTGCCATTCCACTGTCATTACTCCCAAAATGCTGGTGAACTTTGTGACAGTGAAGAACATCATCTCCTACCCTGAATGCATGACTCAGCTCTACTGCTTCCTTGTTTTTGCTATTGCAGAGTGTCACATGTTGGCTGCAATGGCATATGACCGCTATGTTGCCATCTGTAACCCTTTACTTTACAATGTCGTTATGTCTCATCATCTCTGCTTATGGCTTACAGTGGGAGTTTATACTTTGGGTTTTATTGGATCATCAATTCATACAGGCTTTATGTTAAAGTTGTTTTTTTGCAAGACCAATGTGATAAACCATTATTTTTGTGATCTTTTTCCACTCTTGGAGCTATCATGCTCCAGTATATACGTCAATGAACTGTTGGTTCTTTTCTTGAGTGCATTAAATATCCTGACACCTGCCTTGACCATCCTTATGTCCTACATCTTCATCATGGCCAGCATCCTGCGCATCCGTTCCACTGAGGGCAGGTCCAAAGCCTTCAGCACCTGCAGCTCCCACATCTCTGCTGTTGCTATCTTCTTTGGTTCTGCTGCATTCATGTACTTACAGCCATCATCAGTAAGCTCAATGGAACAAGGGAAAGTGTCATCTGTGTTTTATACTACTGTTGTTCCCATGCTGAACCCATTAATCTACAGCCTAAGAAATAAGGATGTCAAATCAGCCATAAAGAAAATTCTTAACAGGTGA